GGATTTTCGAAAGCCCCTGTAAGGTTTCCGAGACCGCCAGAAAGGCATGTCCCAAAGCTACACCCATATTCCGTGCGACGGTGCTGTCCGACAAATCCCTTTGAAGCCGGGATGTTGTAAGATTCTCGGACAAGGCAGACAGAAGGGCGTTGGATATTTTCAGATTGCCTTCACTGTTTTCAAAATTAATGGGGTTTACCTTGTGGGGCATGGTTGAGGATCCCACCTCTCCTTCTTTAAGCGAAAGAAGGAGATACCCCTGCATCAGGTAAAGCCAGGTATCCTGATCCAGATCCCGGATAATCTGATTGATCCGGCGGGTGATATCGAAAAATTCAGCCCAGGTATCATGATCCTCAATCTGGGTTGTAAGAGGATTGATCTCCAGACCGTAACGTTCCATAAAGCGCCGGGAAAAGGCCGGCCAGTCTGCATTCGGACAGGCAGCTCTGAAAGCGGAATAATTCCCGGTCGCCCCGTTCAATTTGCCCCGGAAGGTAAGATTTTTCAGCTTTTTATACTGGGTAAACAGGCGGTTCAGAAAAACGGCTGTTTCTTTGCCGTAGGTCGTGGGTGATGCCATCTGTCCGTGGGTTCGTGCAGGGAAAACCGTATCTGCCCAGGTCTCCGATAGATCACAGAGTGTGAAAAGCAGATTTCTGAGCTGAGGTAACTGGCATGTATCCCGGTAGTTTTTCAGAAGAAAAGTCCAGGAGAGATTATTTACATCTTCCGATGTCAACCCAAAATGAATCCGGTTGGGTTGCCGGAGTCCTGCATTTTTTTGCAGAAAGATTTCACACGCTTTGACATCGTGATTGATCTCTTTTTCAATGGTTTTTACTTCTTTATATTCCTTTTCGCCGAAATCTGTTTCAATCTTCTCAAGCCGCCGAATCTCTTCCGGGGTGAGAAGTGAAAAACAACGCATCTCGTCCAAAGCCCGGATAAAGCGGATTTCCGTAATGACCCGCATTCGCATGAGGGCAAATTCGGAGAAATAGTCCCGGAGGACATCCAGCCTGTCTGCATACCGTCCGTCCAGGGGAGAAATGGCATTAAACATCCTGTTGCTCCTGTAATTGGGCATTCGCCTGATCCAATTTATCTTTGACCTTTTGAATTTTTTTCCGGAACCGGCTTTTCAGCGAGGGGATATTCAAACAAAGGACAGCTGCATCGGCAGCATTTTTCGGATCCACCACAGTCAGGGCCGGTGTATCGGAGGGCATCATGAGGGAAGAATTGATATTTACCAGAAAGTCTGTCTTGTCGCTAAAGGGAGGGCAATTAATAACCGGGACCGGAAGGTTGGCGGAAAGTGCGCCGCCAAGGCCGTTGGAACGCCCTGCCACGGCAATGATTGACACCGGTTCATGGCATTGGATGACATCCTCCATGATAACCGGAATTTTTTCCCCGTTTTTATGGGCCGACACCACACGCATTTTAACGGTAATGTCATAGTTTTTGATGCGCTCCGCCATTTTTTCCGCGTGGGGAACATCGGACGGGGATCCCATGACAATCAGCACACAGCCTTCTTTCAAAAACCCTGCATCCTTAAGATTTTTCAGAACCCTGTCTGCCGGGTCTGCATCAGGATAGTTCAGCGGGGCGCCTGTGATCCGTTCATACAACTCCAGGTACCGCCGGCTCGTTTCCGCCACGATCTCTTCCGGCAGTGTTTCAGGGTATTCTCCCCCCTGTTTATGCTCCATCAGATAATTCCGGACAAATTCCTTATCCAGTTGTTCAACGGATTCAGGATTGGATTCGTAAGCTTCTTTCAGCCAGAACCGGGAGGAATCGGGCGTATGAATTTCATCAATCAGGACCAACTCGCCTTCAATGAGACCAAATTCATATTTAGTATCCACCAGGATAATACCCCGCTCCAGAAGCATGGCACTCCCTTTTTCAAAAAGGCGGAGGGAAACAGAGCACATCTTTTCATAGATCTCCCGGGAAGTCCATCCTTCTTTCACAATTTCTTCGGCACTGATGGGGCGGTCCGAAGCTTCTTTTGTCGTGGGTGTGACAATAGGTTTCGGAAAGGGAGCATTTTGAGTCAGTCCGTCAGGGAGAGACACGCCGGAGAGAGTCCGTTCGCCTTTCTGATATTTCCGCC
The sequence above is drawn from the Candidatus Neomarinimicrobiota bacterium genome and encodes:
- a CDS encoding phosphoribosylaminoimidazolesuccinocarboxamide synthase, producing MDCLPRFDSPQLKKLHSGKVRESFRADAGHRLILATDRISSFDRVLKTPVPAKGAVLNSLAAWWFDKTRDICPNHFVRIVDPAISLVREAKPIRLEMIIRAYLTGSAWRKYQKGERTLSGVSLPDGLTQNAPFPKPIVTPTTKEASDRPISAEEIVKEGWTSREIYEKMCSVSLRLFEKGSAMLLERGIILVDTKYEFGLIEGELVLIDEIHTPDSSRFWLKEAYESNPESVEQLDKEFVRNYLMEHKQGGEYPETLPEEIVAETSRRYLELYERITGAPLNYPDADPADRVLKNLKDAGFLKEGCVLIVMGSPSDVPHAEKMAERIKNYDITVKMRVVSAHKNGEKIPVIMEDVIQCHEPVSIIAVAGRSNGLGGALSANLPVPVINCPPFSDKTDFLVNINSSLMMPSDTPALTVVDPKNAADAAVLCLNIPSLKSRFRKKIQKVKDKLDQANAQLQEQQDV
- the purB gene encoding adenylosuccinate lyase; protein product: MFNAISPLDGRYADRLDVLRDYFSEFALMRMRVITEIRFIRALDEMRCFSLLTPEEIRRLEKIETDFGEKEYKEVKTIEKEINHDVKACEIFLQKNAGLRQPNRIHFGLTSEDVNNLSWTFLLKNYRDTCQLPQLRNLLFTLCDLSETWADTVFPARTHGQMASPTTYGKETAVFLNRLFTQYKKLKNLTFRGKLNGATGNYSAFRAACPNADWPAFSRRFMERYGLEINPLTTQIEDHDTWAEFFDITRRINQIIRDLDQDTWLYLMQGYLLLSLKEGEVGSSTMPHKVNPINFENSEGNLKISNALLSALSENLTTSRLQRDLSDSTVARNMGVALGHAFLAVSETLQGLSKIRVNVRNVLDEVSKHPELLAEPIQTILRKSGVPDPYGMMKNLTRGKLITLESLHQALDTLNVDPVLIRELKTLRPETYIGLAPQLALSMTADVRKYLREES